A genome region from Acidobacteriota bacterium includes the following:
- a CDS encoding nuclease produces the protein MTELNGHIKLIVLVTTVALAVIALRLPRDVWAWGHVGHELAGRAAAIKLPVDMPKFFRKEVDQLSYLNPEPDRWRARDESNIDRGMDSAAAPDHFIDLELVPATALNAVNRYDFTAELLKAGKKPVNVGFVPYRMLELFQTMRIEFRLWRAEKDARKRRWIEARILNDAGILGHYVTDAANPHHTTIHYNGWSGDNPQGYTVFTSEPNKGIHYRFEDVYLESHIKLNDVLPLIAVEARVIEKPREAIWEHLRNSNKLVEQLYILDKQEAFSATTAGAEHKKFISERLAAGAQMLRDLWWTAWVTSDPKLTPPVPPRPTN, from the coding sequence ATGACCGAACTGAATGGGCATATCAAACTAATCGTACTGGTGACAACCGTCGCGCTGGCGGTAATCGCTCTTCGACTACCACGCGACGTTTGGGCCTGGGGCCACGTCGGCCACGAATTAGCAGGCCGTGCGGCGGCGATCAAACTGCCTGTCGACATGCCTAAGTTCTTCCGCAAGGAAGTTGACCAGTTGAGCTATCTCAACCCGGAGCCGGATCGTTGGCGCGCGCGCGATGAATCGAATATTGATCGCGGCATGGACAGCGCTGCCGCGCCCGACCATTTCATTGACCTGGAATTGGTGCCGGCGACGGCGCTGAACGCGGTCAATCGTTACGATTTCACCGCCGAGTTGTTGAAGGCTGGGAAAAAGCCCGTCAATGTGGGCTTCGTGCCGTATCGCATGCTCGAACTCTTCCAGACCATGCGCATCGAGTTCCGCTTGTGGCGCGCCGAAAAGGACGCGCGCAAACGCCGCTGGATCGAAGCGCGCATTCTGAATGACGCAGGCATCCTGGGCCATTACGTCACCGACGCCGCCAATCCGCACCACACGACGATTCATTACAACGGCTGGTCGGGCGACAATCCGCAAGGCTATACCGTCTTCACCAGCGAACCGAACAAAGGCATTCACTATCGCTTTGAAGACGTTTATCTGGAATCGCACATCAAGCTGAACGACGTCTTGCCGTTGATTGCCGTCGAGGCCCGCGTAATCGAAAAACCGCGCGAAGCGATTTGGGAACACCTCCGCAACTCGAATAAGCTGGTCGAACAGCTTTATATTTTGGACAAGCAGGAAGCCTTCAGCGCGACGACTGCGGGTGCCGAGCACAAGAAATTTATCAGCGAGCGCCTGGCCGCAGGCGCGCAGATGTTGCGCGATCTGTGGTGGACGGCCTGGGTCACGAGCGACCCGAAATTGACGCCACCGGTGCCACCACGTCCGACCAATTGA